ATATGGTTCACTACGGCCAATTTGCGCTGGGCGGTGCCGGACTGATTCTGATGGAGGCCACCGCCGTCAGTCCTGAGGGCCGCATCAGCGCACATGACCTGGGCCTGTGGAGTGACGATCAGATTGGGCCGCTGGGCCACATCACCGACTTTGCCCATGCGCACGGCTCCAAGATTGGGGTGCAACTGGCGTACGCTGGGCGCAAAGCCTCCACTCACCGCCCCGGAGACGGCCACGGGGCCATCTCACTGGAGCGCGGTGGCTGGGAGGTCATCGCCGCCAGCGAAGGAGCTTACAGCGAGAACTACCCCCGCGCCCGCGCCATGACCACCGAGGAAGTGGCCGCTGCACCCGCCGTCTTTGCCGCTGCTGCCCGCCGCGCCGAAGTCGCCGGGTTCGACACCGTAGAGATTCACGCGGCGCACGGTTACTTGCTGCACCAGTTTCTCTCGCCGCTGAGCAACGACCGCACCGACGAGTACGGCGGCTCATTTGAGAACCGGACTCGCCTGCTGGTGGATACCGTGCGGGCGGTGCGCGAAGTCTGGCCCGAGCACCTGCCGCTGCTGGTGCGAATTAGCGCGACTGACTGGGTAGAGGGTGGCTGGGACCTGGAACAATCGGTGGCCCTGGCCAAGGTTCTGCGCTATGAAGGCGCAGACGTGCTGGACGTCAGCAGTGGCGGCCTGGACCCCCG
The sequence above is a segment of the Deinococcus radiophilus genome. Coding sequences within it:
- a CDS encoding NADH:flavin oxidoreductase/NADH oxidase encodes the protein MTIPTHPTHRSDDPIVTPQLLQGARMKGLELRNRIAVSPMCMYSAKDGLANDFHMVHYGQFALGGAGLILMEATAVSPEGRISAHDLGLWSDDQIGPLGHITDFAHAHGSKIGVQLAYAGRKASTHRPGDGHGAISLERGGWEVIAASEGAYSENYPRARAMTTEEVAAAPAVFAAAARRAEVAGFDTVEIHAAHGYLLHQFLSPLSNDRTDEYGGSFENRTRLLVDTVRAVREVWPEHLPLLVRISATDWVEGGWDLEQSVALAKVLRYEGADVLDVSSGGLDPRQQIPVEPLYQAPLAHRIKQEAPELGVMAVGLIETPMQAEQLLQEGMADWVALGRAMLRDPHWPQRAAREFGIAPELPQQYGRAGW